The nucleotide window cgagagcaggagcagcaccccCTCCCCAGTCCCAGCAGGTCCCGCGGAGCCCCCGCACAGGGCGGGGAGCTGGCGGCCGCGGCCGGAGCGGCGGAGCAGTTCCGGTGTGTTGGTGGTCGGGTGAGCGGTGCCGGCCGGAGCGGGGAGCGCGGGCCAGCTGCTCTGCATTAGCCCGCCTCGCTCATCGCGCTCTGCCGGGGACGGGTGAAGCAGAGGTTGTGTTTTTCCCCCGCTGGCAGAACcgaagggcagggagggcaggaggaacaCAAAGCCTCCTTCTTTCCTCGTTGGCTCCCAGCTGGGGACGCCGCTGGAAGCGTGCTTGCTGCTTCCTCCCTTCCTGTGCGAACAGCAGCTCGGGGCCAGCTCCGCTCCCACATGCCCAGCTGGCCAGGAGGAGGTGCTTCAGCCCCGGCTCCGGTGCCAAGGTACCAGGGTGGGGGTCCGCGGTGCCCTCCAGCATCATCGCCgagccacagagctgggaagggaggctgggcagtgcaggggccAGCGGCAGCgaaggcagggcagggctgcggCATTTACAGGCAGAGAGGGCACATTTCGAATCCAAAAGCAGCAAGCACCAGGTGGCCGAGGCAGCGGGATCACACCGGAATGGCCTTCCTCCTCCCCGAGGGCACGGGAAGGAAGCGTGAGCAGAGCAGAGACGCTGCAGGTCGGGCATGACGCAGCCGGGCCAGGGCCAGAGATGAGATCAGAAACCTCCACTCCGGAGCAGCCTCACAGTCTGAGGAAATCCCGACGGGAGCGTCGGCTCCGTGGGAGTGAGGAGGGTTGGAGCCTCAAGAGCCCCAAGAACACTGCGAGCATCCCCAGCGGTGATGTGGTCCTGAGCGCAGTGATGCTGCCCGGCGCGGGACCAGCtcggcagagctgctccagacTGGTGGGGGTCCCTCTCAAGTAGTTCCTTTCTGGCCTCGGCTCCCCTGGGAGCCCAGCTCAGATGCCCAGCGCTGTCAGGGACCCCGAGCTGGTGATCTTCCTGAAGCGGTTGGCAGCACACACCCCGATGAAATTTTTCTgtgaaggggaagaggaaaggtgcTCATCCTCTGGCAAGGGCTGTGGCACTGGAGGTTGAGCCAGACCCTGCTCTGGGGCCTGACACTACTCCTGCCCCCAAAAGCTGTTCTTGGGATCGGCTCAGGAGTAACCACCACATGCTTGATGGGGGTCTTACCTCAGGGGCATCCATGCTCAAgagtccccagccctgtgtcccagctgcagcagcacagagagacaGAACATTCTCCATGCTCCAGATGCCATCCACCAGGACAGGCAGAGTCTggcagccccctcccagccccctcagAAGCTGCTGACCCTCACGCCCATGCCAGCTTCCCGCACCTTCCAGCGCCGTCTCATGACGTATTTCTTGAGCAGCACTTGGGACTTGAGCCGCCGGTTGCAACGTTTGGCCTTTTCTGCCAGATTATTgagccagggatgctgcaggcacTGGTTAGCACTCATCCGAGCACTGGGGGTGAGAGGAGCCTGTGTCAACCCTGCTTGAGCCCCTCACCCCCAACCacccccttctccagccactccagagccccaaaaccccataATCCTGCAGGGAGGAACCGGAGGGAAGCATGTGCTCAGGTactggtggggctgggcaggaccCAAGGGGTCCAACACATCCTGCTTGGGACAGGTGTCCCTGGAGGGATGCAGGGCTCTGTTGGGGACAATCAGAGTCGGGCAGAGCCCCTGGGTTTCATTCAGTGCAGGACCCAGGGGATGCTGCATGTCTTGGTGAAGAGGCAGCACATGATACCCAGGGCCGCTCTGGGGATGCCCACCCCAGGACCCCATGGCCACTGCCAGCCTCACACCTCTTATCCTTGATGATGAGGTTTGAGACAAAGTCCTTGGCCTCATCGGAGACGCTCTCAAAGGTCTCCTCGTCGAAGTACCAGTTGGCAGCCAGGACGTTGTTGAGTGTCTCGGTGTCGTCATCACCCAAGAAGGGGGAGAGGCCGCTGAgcctgggggtgcagggaggtGAGGAGTCAGGTGCTCTCAGGCTGCGGCACCTCCCAGACCCCCTGGAAGAGAGCCAGtctggccagggctgctccagggatgTGTTGGCACTgtcctgtgctcctgcctgcagccagcctgaGCCTCTtcctgccccccagcccctaACCTTCCATGGCCATCTCCCCATCCAGGACCCCCCACCTGCCACCAAGCAGGCAGGTGCTTGGGGACAGCCCTGCACCCAGGagagctctgtcccagcaccaCAGCTCCCCAGCATGGCactggcagcccctgcccagccctgacgTACAGCATGTAGGTGATGACGCCCATGCTCCACATGTCTGTGGAGTAGGAGACTTGCTCGTAGTTGACCACCTCAGGGGAGAGGAATTCAGGAGTTCCAAAGTTCACTTTCAGCTTCTCGTTGGGATTGTACCTGCAGCCGAGGGGGGTGCAAGTCAGCAGAAGGGGGACAGGCTGCTCCCCCAAACCACTGCCCCTCTTTCAGCAGATGCTGCCCTCCCCAGTTAGTCAGGGAGAGCCGTGGCCAAAGCAATGGCCTAGAGCAGGTCCTGGGGCTCCTGGTACCCAAAGGCACACAGAGATGAAGGGTGGAAGGGGAACAGGGACGAGGGAcagagctgaggaagaaaaCCTCACCTTCGAGCCAGCCCAAAGTCGATGATCTTCACCATGTGCCCAGTGGCAGCGACGCAGAGGATGTTCTcaggctgtggggacagggtgaccATTGCCCCACCACTGAGAGAGGGTCCTGCAGCTGACCCGCACCAGAGCAGTGCTGACCCACGGGCACCCCTCCCACCGCTAGCCAGTGTCCTGCTGTCACCCTTGGCCCTGTCATTGTccgccccagccccgcaccTTGAGGTCGAGGTGGAGGACGCGCATGTGGTGCATGAAGCGGATGCCCTCGCAGATCTGCCGGACGAACACCATGCAGTCCACCTCCGTCAGGTGGTAGTCATCGTCGATGATCCGCTCAAAGAGCTCACCACCCTCCACACTGCATGGGGATGGACCATGGGGTCATTTTGGGGGGGGCTCCCTGCCCCAAGCCATCCTCCTGCAGAgttccctgccctcctggggaccctggcccagctccaccATGGAgatgctgagcagagccagggtggGATGCAGCATGTTGGGGTTGGACAGCCCCAAGGTAGGCACAGGTACTCACAATTCCATGAAGAGAATGATCTCCCGGGGCGTTTCGATGGCGTCGTAGAGCTGGATGAGGTTGTGGTGGTTCAGCTGGTTCATCACGTCGATCTCCAGCAGCACCATCTCCTGCAGAAGGAGCCCCAGGATGGTGTGGGGTGTCAGCCCTGGCTGTACcactgggacaggctgtgtCCCCACACCAGGGGGGCACACAGAGCATCACACTGCCCCCCCCGCCCAGTGCCATTCAGACCTTGTCCTTTGCTCCCTGCTTCCGGATCACTTTGGCTGCCAGCTTGAGCCCCGTCTCCTTCTCCGTGCACGTGTGAACTTCACCAAACTTGCCCCTGGcgagggaggcagggagaggtgcCCATGCCATCAGCCACCCAGGCTGCTGGGGACCCTCACGCTGCACTGgggtgctgctctgcactggctgAGGCACCCATCCTGCCCAAGGCACCCACCCATCATGACCAAAGGAGTCCCACTGACACAAAGCCACTGCCCAAGGCTGGAGGGCAGCTCAGGACAGGCCAGGGGAAGCACTAGGGCCCCTCCTTACCCCCCCAGGATGTCTTTGGAGCTGAGGCTGAACTGGGAGCTGACACTGGCGGAGCGCAGGGTGACGGTGCGATGTGCGAAGGGCGCTGGTGGCGGAGGGACATCGTCTGCCCAGAGAGAAAGGCTGAGGTGAGAAGGGAATCTGCTGTCCAGGGGACCCCACTCGTGGGTACCCCGGGCTGCCCTGGTGTGGGGTGAAGACAGGCACCCAGCCAAGCCTGTGGGTACAGGATGTGGCCAGGTATTGAGTGCTGGGCTGTGACCCAGGggctcctggctggggctgcactgGAGGATGCAGCAACCCCTGAAGGGTCCCTTGCTACTGCCCACAGCATTGTCCTGCTGCACGGCACCAACCCTGTTCCATGGCACTCACCTCGCTCCATGGCACCCATCCTAATGCATGGCACCCACCTTACTTCATGACAGCCACCCCCACCATCCCACATCGCATTTATCCTTTCCAGGCCATGTCATTGTCCATCACCCTCTCCAGGCCAACCCCCCTCCATGCCACCACCTCCTGCCCACCCTTCCAGGACAGATCCCACTCACAGGGCACCCCATGCACCCATTCCTGCACCACCCTTTCCCAGgtgagagcaggagctggcctCACAGGGATCCCCACAAGCACCCACTGCCCCCAAGCCCTGCCATCCCCACAAGGACAGTGGTGCAGGATATGAGGATGTGCTGTGCCCTGCCACCAGCCAGACAGTCACTGTCACTACccagcctcctcttcctcacagtcAGTGTGGCCAGAGCAGGCCAGGAAGGGACACGACATATTTAGCCCTGTTTACAGTGAAAGGGGAGCTCGAAGGCCACCAGGCAGGTGACAAGCCAAGGACAGGAGCTGGCAGCATGGAGGGCAGTatgggcagcaggcagggccaTGGGGTTCCCAGGCTGTCACTCCACAGAGGGTCCAGGGGGGTAAGGAAAAGGCAGGTAACTCATGGCCTTACCCAATATCCCAAAAGAGTCTTCCTTCCCAAAATCGGGGGTGAGGTAGGGGCTGGGGGGTGGCTTTGCCTCCATCAAAGATGGTTGCACCCCAGGTCCAGGCTGCTCCGCAACCCCAGCAGGATCTGGGGGCTGCCCTGTGGCACTGGGCAATGTCCTCTCCTGTGGGGTGCCAGGtggctccagaggctgcaggtcCCCCAGGGCTGGTGGGCCAGAGCCAGGCTCTGTCGGACCCTCTTTTGGCTCCACCATCGTGATCTCCTCTGCTATTGTCTCCATTGCTGCCacctctgcccagggctgctcctccctggaagcaggagtgggaggtgagcagagcccagccagcagctcccaagcCCAGCACCCAGGGACCCAGGGCTCCCTGGAGCAGCGAGGGGGATCCCCCCCATCCCAGGAGGGTGTGGGTACCTGTGGCAGGCAGCCGGGCAGctcaggctctgcagcaggactgggcGTGGGGGCTCGGGGATCGTTGGTGGCTGTCCCTCTGTCTCCTTGGACTCTCTCTCCCCTTCACCCTGACCCTTCACAGCAGCCATGGCTGCTGCCTCCAtgggctctgcagccccatccccagcctctgctccagctgtgggaggCTCCACCTCCGCAGctttttcccctccatcccGAGCCTTTGCAGCCACTGAGACCTTCTCCTTTGTAGGATCtttccctccagctccagcctttgATGCAACTGTGGATTTTTCCACCTTTGCAGTTTTCTTCCCTCCATCCTGTACctttgcagctgctggggacTTCTCCTTTGCAGGCTCTTTTTTGCCTCCACCTTGAGCCATTTTTGCAGCTGgtgttttctctgcctttgctgctgccttctctccatCCTGAGCCTTGGCAGCATCTGGAGCTTTCTCCTTTGCAGGAATTATGGCTTTCTCCTTCACTGAAACTGGAGCTTTTTCCTTCACTGGAGCTGGAGACTTCTCCTTCGTGGGCTCCTTTTTGCCTCCATCTGGAGCCTTTTTaactgctggggttttttctgcctttactACTTTATTCTCCCCACTCTGAGCCTTTGCAGCACCTGGGGCCTTCTCCTTTGCAGCAGCCGTGGTTTTCTCCTTTGCAGGCTTGGTATCAGCTGGGGCTTGTTCTGCCTTTGCATCTTGCTTCCTTTCATCCAGAGCTTTAGCAGTGGCTGGGACCTCCTGTTTTGCAACCACTGTGCCTTTCTCCTTTGCCGGTTCTCCTTTGCCTCCATCCTGAGCCTGAGCTTCAGCCAAGGCTGTCTCCTCAATAGGTTTTGCCTTCCCTCCTTCAGAGtttgctgcagccagagccttCTCCTTGGTGGGCTCTGCCTTTCCACCACTCTCAGCCCCTGACCCACCAGGGGCTTGCTCATTCTTGGGCTTGTCCTTTCCTTCATCCTGCGCCTCAGTTACAGCCAGGCCCTTCCCGTCCATGggctcctccttccctttctcatgttctcccacagctggagccttctcctccctgggctcatccttccctccatccttagcctttgcagcagctgaagcctTTCCTCCTTTGAGCTCTTCTGCAGCCAGAGctttcttcttcccaggctTATCTTTCTCATCCTTCCCTACACCCTGGGCCCCAGTGGCAGCTGGCACCTTCTCCCCGATGGATGCTGCCTGCCCTTCATCAGATACTGCCTGTCCTCCATCACGCTGCACAGCCGAAGCCTCCTCTCCCCGGACTGCTTCCCGTCCATCCTGgggctctggagcagccagagctgtcTCCTGCTCCGGCTCTGTcttccctcctccagcctctcctgcagccttcTCCTGCCCAGGCTCATCTGTCCTTCCGTCATGTGCCACGGTGGCAGCTGGCACTGTCCCCCCAGTGTCGGCACCATCCGCCGCTCCGCCCTGCTCCATGGGACGCTCCAGGCAGGAGGCGGCTGCCCTGCGGTGCTCCCGGTTCGGCGACGCTCCTGcgggagggaaagcagcagctgagggctcGCCGGAGCCGACGCCCTGCAGAGGGGACGGCAGGACTCGGGCagtggctctgctcctgcagggatgAGCTGCTGCCATCCAGCCGGGAGCTGTGCCCCCGCCGCCCAGCCGGCGGCTCCCCGGCTGGTGGCACCGAGCCAGGGCCCCCACGTGGCCACCAGTCCCGGCACCGTCCCATTGTGCCCCGATATCTGCCCCGCGGTGACTGATCGATGGCCTGACCCCGGCACCTGTCACCGGGTGCCTGGGGCCTCCGACGTGCGAGCAGCCAGCGCGGCGCGGCCAGGGTGACAATTTAAGGCCACATCCCAccatggcagagcaggagacacAGGCTCTGGCCCCGGGCTGGCAGTGGGGATCAGGAGAGGTGAGCGCTGCCGGCACAGCCCCACTACTGCTCCCCCTGAACCACACAGGAGGTCCAGCCATGCAGGCAAACCCCATCTGCTCAGGGGCCACACAGACCCCGCACCCAGCAGCCGCCTGCGCTGCTCGTCCCCCTGCCCAGGGGTAACCGGCTCTGCCAAGGGGACCTGTTGGTGCCCTGTACCTGCCTTGGACTTCAGCCCAGCACCTGATCCCCAAATCCCCGTTCTGCCCTGGGCTCCACTGCCCTCCTGTGCCTGGTCATCTTTCCTCACCCTGTCCCAAAACACTCCATTGTGCAGCCGTCCAGAGCGCAGGACAGCCCAGCCCCAGAATAAACCTAACAGCAACCATCCCAGTAACAGGGAAGTTGCTTGCTGGTCTACTGGAACAGGaggtgcagcagagcagtgcctgggagagcattcccacatcccacagctcagcacaggaagCCCATGGGGATGGACGTGttcttcccagggctgggggctccaCTATCCACAGGATCCCCCACCACCATGCCCCAAGTCAGAAGCCATGGAGACCCCCCCGGCCCCTTTACCTGGGTCTTGGTGCAGTGGGTGATCAGGGGGGCAGCATCCGCACTGTGGCAGCGCTGGAGGGAGCAGCCTCTTCTATCCCGGGTGTAACGGAGCCGGATTAGTGGGGCAGAGGAGGATCCTTTACAGCAGCGGGAGCCGGCCCGCTTCGCCTTTCCCAGCACCTGTTACTGCTGGAGCCCGTTCAAAGGACACGCCACTCTCGCCTGTCCCCCGTGGGCTGGGGACACTCAGAAAagaggcaggggacagggacggacttgcctcctgctccagcacagcaccacaggGAGCGCTGGCACTGGACACAGTGGCACCCCAAAACCATCCCACTGGGGTGGCCTGGGTCAGCTGGACAGGGTCCAGGTAACTAAGGCCCTCCAAGGTGCCCACAAGTGACACAAGGTGGCCACTGGCCAACCCACGGGGATGGTGGCTGGGAGTAGCTGGTGATGGTGCTGGTCCCCcgtgctgctgagctgtggccAGCTCTGCCCACTGGCACTGGCCCTTTGGGAGAGCAGCTCCAAGGGACCCTGCGCTCTGTGGGTACGATGTGGCACCACTGGGCACTGCCACTGGGCCTTGATGAaggtgacagcagctgggaagtggGCACTGGCCAATGGCTGCAGCCGCCCCTAGGAACCAGTtgaaaaacttattttctgcaaaatcaaGTGTTTTGGGAATCAGGGTAAGaaacagaggagctggaggctcCAGAGGGGTTGGGCTGTGTGTATGGGTGCTGCACAGACATTGCCAGCTCCTTCTGTGTGTGGGtgctgcaccccaggacacacttCAGGCACTGCGCAGGGCTGGATCCTGGTgtgtgctggaggagcagggctctccccagggctgggctggccggGTGCCCCCAGGGAGGCTGAGGTTACCCTGGGCTCCTCCAGCCtcagcctctgccagctgccagcctggtcctgcctcccagctccccatcccacagcctcaCAAAGCTCAGGTCCTGCCAGACACCAAACCTGGCTGCTTAaaccttgctttgctttctcctcagtTTAAACCTCAcctgtggcagggctggaggctaCAGCAGCAAAGGTGGTGGGGAGGCTGCCCTGGCCAGTGCCATCCCTGATGGAGCTGAGTCAATGCCAccagcacaagcagcagcagccccccaAGTGCAGTGCTCACTTTGCCTGCAGCACCTCTCAGGGGGACCAACActgcccaggcagtgctgctgctctgcattgccaaatcccagctcccagtgaaGCACCAGCATGTGTGCCATGGCCTGGGTCAGACTTTGCCAGTGGTTCACATGTGACATCGAAAGTGAGACAAGCCAGGATGGGAGCACAGCTGTTCCCCTGTCCTTGAGGTACTGCTGTcccacctgtccctgccctggcctcAGGCACCCACCATCAACACCTCGATGCAAGAGCAACACTTgctcagcaggacacagctggggaaTCCTGAGCAGACACGGAGCTCTCTTGCTCCAGCCTTCACAGCTCGGATTTGTGGCTTCAGCAAGGCCAGCTCCTTTTCTAAAATCCATGGCAGGACTTGGAATGTGGTGAGGACCAGCAGGGATAATGCAGGAGCAGGCACACAGCTCCAACTCTCTGATGTGCTGATGCAGTTGAGTAGAAGCAGAGGTTGGAGCATCACCAGCATCCACAGCTCTTGGTGACGATGACACCCATGTGGCCCAGTCCTGGCACAGCCACGGCTCCTGTGATGAGTGGGAGTCCCCCACCTTGGCCTCTGGGAGGGCCACAGTCAGGAATAACTGGTCAGAAGCTGTGCCTGGCCAGCAGGGACTCTGCCCATCGACTGTCATCGCCAACATACACTTTTGGAATTGcctctcccttcctccagccAAGGGCTGCCAGGCACCTGGAGGCCACCAATGTCACTTCAGGCACAATCTGCCACCACTCCACGAGCTTTCAGATCTGCACCCTCCTGGCAAACCCCAGGTGGAAGCAGCATATCCATGCCCAGGCATGAGGCAGGAGCCatgccccacagcccccttgGTGCTGTTGGTGTGGTGGACACTGGGATAAAATTCTCCAAGGAGAGCAGGAGCAAGCACCTGGACACTAGCCAGCCTTCCTGGGATGCCTGCAATCTTCCACACTCCCTGGGAGCAAGGCTGGTCTGCACACAAATCCTTGAGACAAGGTGAGGAAGCAAAGCCCTGAGCGTGGGTACTGGGGAGCTATGGTTCTCCAAAGGCAGTGGGGGACCATGGTTTGGCATTATCACAGATAAAATTCATTTGTGGGCAGAGAGAAATAAGCTGAAATGAGACCTTTGGGAGGAAGGAAGTGTAGAATTGAAGGGCAGTATCTGTTGCACTTGGTCCAAAACCACACACCCCAAGGAGAAGCACAGTGCTCTGGGGCTCTGCAAACCAGCCACCACCCAGGTTTCTCAGCctgggcttgggtttttttttcccttcccattcaGGAACTTAAGCCAGAGCCTACattggctgcagctgggaaacagccTGTCCTGGCACTATCTGGCAGCTCCTCAAGCACGCTGTTCCCTGGCGACACCATTGTCACAACTGCGGCAGCACACTTTAACCTTTACGTTTACCCTGGGAAGGGAGGCTCTGCGGGGCCAAAGCCGGCCCATTCCCGGGAAACCCTACACCCCGGCTAAATcgagcagcagagcaggctgaaCAACATCCCCACCTGAATCCCAGCCATGCTGCTGAAACACAAACCAGCCAGGCCGTCTGGCTTAACTGCTTCCATCAGTACCAGGGCTTCCACCGCGAGCTGCCATCGTGTCATGACAGGTGTCAGCAAGGTAATGGGGAAAGACACGGAAAAATCCCAACATCATCAAAAGAGCATCCAGAGCAATGtgaacaccagcagcagcaccaccagggAGTACCAGGACCTGCCCAGGTCCAGGGGTCCTTGCCAGATTCAGGCCAGGTCACACAAGCAGCCACCAATGTTTCCCAGTGGAGACAGAAGGGAGAAACAAAGCTGTGATCTGAGGGCATCGTCAAGCCTTTTCATAAGAATTTATTCACCAGATAATTTGATCTTGCAATGCAACATGAAAGTCCAGGAAAACATTGTCTGCTTTTTAGTTCCAACTCTAGTCTGTGTTCAgatcaaattattttgataacAGATTGAGTACAGCTCAACTAgaaagggagcagaggaagatTTTGTACCCAGATCATCTCCCCTCACCTCCTCCCACTCCTTGCTCTCAAAGCATGCACATACTGGTGATGGGCTTTGAGTACTGGaagatgaaaatgtttctgcaaaAGCCACACAAGGAGAATATAGATTTTACATCAGTTTCTCAACCTACCCTGACTCTAAAGGCAGGTGCTGGAACAGCACTCAGTTAAATCCCAGTCTCTTGCTCCCGGTCCTGTAATTTTATtctccccagcactggaaaaatcACTGACCACCAGTTCCCTGCTGAAGCCTTGGccaaatcccatcctctccAACATCCAGCTCCTTCAGGACATGATTTTTATACACTTTGTACACAAGAACAGCTTTCCCACCATGACACCATTTCCCTCCTAATTAAGAGGACAGGTCCCACACCCCAGCCCGTGAGAACCTGGTGGGTGACTCCAAGCTCATACAAACACCCCAGGCCCTTGGAGGCCCAGCTGCCTGAGGTTCCTGCCCCTGTTTGCAGTGCATGGGGAATACAAGAGCGCATGTTTGGGGGAAGATGTAATGTCTTTCATTAGACCCAAATGATAccattggggaaaaaatactgcCAAGCTGTCAGGCACACAACCTCTTCCTCAAGGCAGAA belongs to Corvus moneduloides isolate bCorMon1 chromosome 17, bCorMon1.pri, whole genome shotgun sequence and includes:
- the MYLK2 gene encoding myosin light chain kinase 2, skeletal/cardiac muscle, which translates into the protein MEQGGAADGADTGGTVPAATVAHDGRTDEPGQEKAAGEAGGGKTEPEQETALAAPEPQDGREAVRGEEASAVQRDGGQAVSDEGQAASIGEKVPAATGAQGVGKDEKDKPGKKKALAAEELKGGKASAAAKAKDGGKDEPREEKAPAVGEHEKGKEEPMDGKGLAVTEAQDEGKDKPKNEQAPGGSGAESGGKAEPTKEKALAAANSEGGKAKPIEETALAEAQAQDGGKGEPAKEKGTVVAKQEVPATAKALDERKQDAKAEQAPADTKPAKEKTTAAAKEKAPGAAKAQSGENKVVKAEKTPAVKKAPDGGKKEPTKEKSPAPVKEKAPVSVKEKAIIPAKEKAPDAAKAQDGEKAAAKAEKTPAAKMAQGGGKKEPAKEKSPAAAKVQDGGKKTAKVEKSTVASKAGAGGKDPTKEKVSVAAKARDGGEKAAEVEPPTAGAEAGDGAAEPMEAAAMAAVKGQGEGERESKETEGQPPTIPEPPRPVLLQSLSCPAACHREEQPWAEVAAMETIAEEITMVEPKEGPTEPGSGPPALGDLQPLEPPGTPQERTLPSATGQPPDPAGVAEQPGPGVQPSLMEAKPPPSPYLTPDFGKEDSFGILDDVPPPPAPFAHRTVTLRSASVSSQFSLSSKDILGGGKFGEVHTCTEKETGLKLAAKVIRKQGAKDKEMVLLEIDVMNQLNHHNLIQLYDAIETPREIILFMEFVEGGELFERIIDDDYHLTEVDCMVFVRQICEGIRFMHHMRVLHLDLKPENILCVAATGHMVKIIDFGLARRYNPNEKLKVNFGTPEFLSPEVVNYEQVSYSTDMWSMGVITYMLLSGLSPFLGDDDTETLNNVLAANWYFDEETFESVSDEAKDFVSNLIIKDKSARMSANQCLQHPWLNNLAEKAKRCNRRLKSQVLLKKYVMRRRWKKNFIGVCAANRFRKITSSGSLTALGI